Proteins encoded by one window of Chryseobacterium foetidum:
- a CDS encoding KpsF/GutQ family sugar-phosphate isomerase yields MYTNDIISNAKKTLEIEIAELEKLKNRIDGDFEKAVQTIHAATGKLIVVGIGKSAHVANKMVATLNSTGTPSQFLHASEAIHGDLGVIQKQDVVLCISNSGNSPEIVSLVPYLKDYSSSLIGMTGNKSSKLAEFSDIILDTHVDVEACPIKLAPTSSTTVQMALGDALAVSLMELNDFKANDFAKFHPGGSLGKNLISKVDDFLSSQKPQVSENDSVKDVIISISSSRHGITVVTDNENIIGVITDGDLRRMLMNEINISEVSAKDIMSLNPKTVERNSLAKDAMKILKDNNIGQLVVTENGKYFGIIDLHKLLDEGIN; encoded by the coding sequence ATGTATACAAACGACATTATTTCCAACGCAAAAAAAACACTTGAAATAGAAATTGCCGAGCTCGAAAAACTGAAAAACAGAATTGACGGCGATTTTGAAAAAGCGGTGCAAACCATTCATGCTGCCACGGGAAAACTCATCGTTGTAGGGATCGGAAAATCTGCCCACGTAGCCAATAAAATGGTTGCAACGCTGAATTCTACAGGAACACCTTCTCAGTTTCTTCACGCTTCAGAAGCTATTCATGGTGATTTGGGTGTAATCCAAAAGCAGGATGTGGTTTTATGCATATCAAATTCGGGAAATTCTCCTGAGATTGTGAGCCTTGTTCCTTATTTAAAAGACTATTCTTCTTCTTTAATAGGAATGACAGGGAATAAAAGCAGTAAGCTAGCTGAATTTTCAGATATTATTCTTGATACACACGTTGATGTGGAAGCATGCCCAATCAAACTTGCTCCGACGAGCTCAACAACCGTTCAGATGGCTTTGGGAGATGCTTTGGCAGTAAGTTTAATGGAACTGAATGATTTTAAGGCTAATGATTTTGCTAAATTTCATCCAGGCGGAAGTCTGGGTAAAAACCTGATTTCAAAAGTTGATGATTTCCTATCTTCACAAAAACCTCAGGTTTCTGAAAATGACAGTGTGAAAGATGTCATCATTTCCATAAGCAGTTCAAGACACGGAATTACCGTCGTCACAGACAACGAAAATATTATTGGAGTGATTACCGACGGCGATCTTCGAAGAATGCTGATGAATGAAATTAATATTTCTGAAGTATCAGCAAAAGACATTATGTCTCTGAATCCCAAGACGGTCGAAAGAAATTCCCTGGCAAAAGACGCTATGAAAATCCTGAAGGACAACAACATCGGTCAGCTTGTCGTAACCGAAAACGGAAAATATTTCGGTATTATTGATTTACATAAACTCTTGGATGAGGGGATTAATTAG
- the tatC gene encoding twin-arginine translocase subunit TatC, giving the protein MSEGKDMSFWGHIGELRGHLIRAIIAIIIAAFIIGYNIEWIMDHVFFGPTRNDFPTFRIANHFSRMILGEDSITLPKDFPVRVQRLYQQFNVMMAVSIFGGIVLAFPYIIWELWRFISPALHPRERKNSIFIINSVWILFLAGVLCGYYLILPFAVNFGVIFKISNIIIPLYDLSDYTTLFLQVVLGMGVVFLFPILIYFLTSIGILTPMFMRTYRRHAIVLIMVVAAIITPADVLSMMMAALPLLALYEFSILASGYTYKRVQKANARLAKQD; this is encoded by the coding sequence GTGAGCGAAGGTAAAGACATGTCTTTCTGGGGACATATTGGCGAGCTGAGAGGACATCTCATCCGCGCAATTATAGCGATTATCATCGCAGCATTTATTATCGGATATAATATAGAATGGATTATGGATCATGTGTTTTTTGGTCCTACCCGTAATGATTTCCCGACTTTCAGAATTGCCAATCACTTCTCAAGAATGATTTTGGGTGAAGACAGCATCACGCTTCCAAAGGATTTTCCTGTGCGTGTACAAAGGCTTTATCAACAGTTTAATGTAATGATGGCAGTATCTATTTTTGGAGGTATCGTTTTGGCCTTTCCGTACATTATCTGGGAATTGTGGAGATTTATCAGTCCGGCCTTGCATCCGAGAGAGAGAAAAAATTCAATTTTTATTATCAATTCGGTTTGGATACTGTTTTTAGCAGGAGTTCTTTGCGGTTACTATCTAATTTTACCATTTGCGGTAAATTTTGGGGTGATTTTTAAGATTTCAAACATTATTATTCCGCTTTATGACCTGAGCGATTACACGACATTGTTTTTACAGGTTGTATTGGGAATGGGTGTTGTATTTTTATTCCCTATTTTGATTTACTTCCTCACATCCATCGGAATTTTAACGCCGATGTTTATGAGAACGTACCGCCGTCATGCCATAGTTTTAATAATGGTGGTTGCAGCGATTATTACTCCGGCAGACGTTTTAAGTATGATGATGGCAGCCTTGCCACTTCTTGCTTTATATGAGTTCAGTATTCTGGCTTCGGGATACACTTACAAGAGAGTGCAGAAGGCAAATGCAAGACTCGCAAAACAGGATTAA
- a CDS encoding M1 family metallopeptidase has translation MKKITFSLLFASSLAFGQFFEHGKTFTKQDTLKGSDTKFRNFWDVKRYDLSVEPDFASKSIKGNNKISFEITKDISNPVFQIDLQKPMKADKIECSFPTTNVFKQDGDFIFISTKKNFKKGEKYTIDVTYSGKPTIAKRAPWDGGWVFTKDEKGNPWMSVADEGIGASVWLPTKDIWSDEPDQGITMKIITPKDLVGIGNGRLISKKEEGNKTAYIWEVKNPINAYSIIPNIGKYVNFKDTYNGEKGKLDLDYWVIDYNLDKAKKQFQQVKPMLEAFEYWFGPYPFYEDSYKLVDSPYLGMEHQSNIAYGNQYMNGYLGSDLSGTGVGLKWDYIIVHESGHEWFANNITAKDQADMWVHEGFTMYSEVLFTEKYMDKKSAEIYAQGVQRSISNDVPIIGKYGVRNEGSGDMYPKGASMLHTIRQVIDNDEKFRQILRGLNKDFYHQTVTTEQIEKYISDKSGIDFSSVFNQYLRTTDVPVLEYSQKGNELKFKYSKVVKNFKLPLKISGEWIKPTEEWQTMKLKNDGAVEFNKNNYIRYQKVN, from the coding sequence ATGAAAAAAATCACTTTCTCGCTGCTTTTCGCCTCATCACTAGCTTTCGGGCAGTTTTTTGAGCATGGTAAAACCTTTACAAAACAGGATACTTTAAAAGGTTCAGATACCAAATTCAGGAATTTCTGGGATGTAAAAAGGTATGATCTTTCAGTTGAACCGGATTTTGCTTCAAAAAGTATTAAAGGAAATAATAAGATCAGTTTTGAAATCACAAAAGACATTTCGAACCCCGTTTTTCAGATTGATTTGCAAAAACCAATGAAAGCCGATAAAATTGAATGCAGTTTCCCTACGACAAATGTTTTTAAGCAAGATGGAGATTTTATTTTCATTTCCACCAAAAAGAATTTTAAAAAAGGAGAAAAATATACGATTGACGTAACGTATTCCGGAAAACCGACGATTGCCAAGCGTGCTCCCTGGGACGGTGGATGGGTTTTCACAAAAGATGAGAAAGGAAACCCGTGGATGAGCGTTGCTGATGAAGGAATTGGCGCCTCCGTATGGCTTCCGACAAAAGATATCTGGAGCGACGAGCCTGATCAGGGAATCACGATGAAAATTATTACTCCGAAAGATCTCGTTGGTATCGGAAACGGAAGACTGATCAGCAAAAAAGAGGAAGGTAACAAAACCGCTTATATCTGGGAAGTTAAAAATCCAATAAACGCGTACTCTATCATCCCCAACATAGGAAAATACGTGAATTTTAAAGACACATACAATGGCGAAAAAGGAAAGCTTGATTTGGACTATTGGGTGATTGACTATAATTTAGATAAAGCAAAAAAACAGTTTCAGCAGGTAAAACCGATGCTTGAAGCTTTTGAATATTGGTTCGGTCCCTATCCTTTTTATGAAGATTCTTACAAACTCGTTGATTCGCCATATTTAGGAATGGAACATCAGAGCAATATTGCGTACGGAAATCAATATATGAACGGTTATCTGGGCAGCGACTTATCCGGAACGGGAGTAGGTTTAAAGTGGGATTACATTATTGTTCACGAAAGTGGTCACGAGTGGTTTGCCAACAATATCACCGCAAAAGATCAGGCAGACATGTGGGTTCATGAAGGTTTTACGATGTATTCTGAAGTGCTTTTTACCGAAAAATATATGGATAAAAAATCCGCCGAGATTTATGCTCAGGGAGTTCAGCGTTCGATTAGTAATGATGTTCCAATTATTGGGAAATATGGTGTAAGAAATGAAGGCAGCGGCGATATGTATCCTAAAGGTGCGAGCATGCTTCACACCATCCGTCAGGTGATTGATAATGATGAGAAATTCAGACAGATTTTACGAGGTTTAAATAAGGATTTTTACCACCAGACAGTTACCACAGAGCAAATTGAAAAATACATTTCTGATAAATCGGGAATCGACTTTTCGTCGGTTTTTAATCAGTATTTAAGAACTACAGATGTTCCGGTTCTGGAATATTCTCAAAAAGGAAATGAACTGAAATTTAAATACAGCAAAGTCGTTAAAAATTTTAAACTTCCTTTAAAAATTAGCGGCGAATGGATAAAACCTACTGAAGAATGGCAGACGATGAAGTTGAAAAATGATGGTGCAGTAGAGTTTAATAAAAATAATTACATCAGATATCAAAAGGTAAATTAG
- a CDS encoding M61 family metallopeptidase: MKKIAISLGLLSAIAFNAQSVKTQIDLVNIKDDKVNVSLEFPKMKSGDVKFHFPKTVPGTYSTDDYGRFIEGIKFLDNKGKELKFTKVNDNSYTLKNAQNLNKVTYWVNDSFDDEMDNTKHKAVFSPSGTNIEEGKVYLVNTHGFVGYIENMQDVPYQLIVKKPKDFYGTTALVDQDKSEDTDTFTLANYAKLTDSPLMYTKPDYVTFNAGGMELVLGVYSPTGKYKAADFKENLEKMVIAQKKFLGDMNTNKKYAIMLYLAGTDGPQIKGFGALEHHESTSVVLPEMMPKEAIDQTITDVVSHEFFHTVNPLKVHSEEIHYFDYADPKMSQHLWMYEGGTEYFANLFQIQEGLITRDEFLKRMTDKITNSKNYNDTMPFTVMSKNILKDEYKDQYRNVYEKGALLAMCLDIELRKLSNGEMGYRDMIRKLSQRFGENKPFKDDKLIDELVEVTGYPQVRDFYNKYIAGSEATPYEKYLKEVGVEVQKQDTPPIFWFVKDPNQTGYNDKNNTFIFDESSALSPFAKSVGFKITDEVVALDGKIINIQNIQEFINYAKSVKDGQNVTLTVLRNKDGKSEKIDLKGKAILDKMTVETLGFKANPTAAEKKLQDQWITGKK; encoded by the coding sequence ATGAAAAAAATTGCAATCAGCTTAGGACTTTTATCCGCAATAGCATTTAATGCACAGTCTGTGAAGACGCAAATTGACCTTGTCAACATTAAAGACGATAAAGTAAATGTAAGTCTTGAATTTCCGAAAATGAAATCGGGCGATGTGAAATTCCACTTTCCGAAAACAGTTCCGGGAACATATTCAACAGACGATTACGGAAGGTTTATTGAAGGAATAAAATTTCTTGACAACAAAGGAAAAGAACTGAAGTTCACAAAGGTGAATGACAATTCCTATACTTTAAAAAATGCACAGAATTTAAATAAAGTTACGTATTGGGTAAACGACAGTTTCGATGATGAAATGGATAATACCAAGCACAAAGCGGTATTTTCACCATCAGGAACCAATATCGAAGAAGGAAAAGTTTATCTTGTCAACACCCATGGTTTCGTTGGTTATATCGAGAATATGCAGGATGTGCCTTATCAGTTAATCGTAAAAAAACCAAAGGATTTCTACGGAACAACAGCGTTGGTAGATCAGGATAAATCTGAAGATACTGACACTTTTACTTTGGCAAATTATGCTAAACTGACCGATTCTCCGCTGATGTACACCAAGCCGGATTACGTAACCTTTAACGCAGGAGGAATGGAGCTGGTTTTAGGCGTTTATTCTCCGACGGGAAAGTATAAAGCTGCAGATTTTAAAGAAAATTTAGAGAAAATGGTCATTGCTCAAAAGAAATTTCTGGGCGATATGAATACCAATAAAAAATATGCAATCATGCTTTATCTTGCAGGTACAGACGGTCCTCAGATCAAAGGTTTCGGAGCGTTGGAACATCACGAATCCACAAGTGTTGTGTTGCCTGAAATGATGCCTAAAGAAGCTATTGACCAAACCATAACAGACGTTGTTTCTCACGAATTTTTCCACACAGTAAATCCTTTGAAAGTGCATTCTGAAGAAATTCATTATTTCGATTATGCAGACCCGAAAATGTCTCAGCATTTGTGGATGTACGAAGGTGGAACTGAGTATTTTGCCAATCTTTTCCAGATTCAGGAAGGTCTGATTACAAGAGACGAATTTCTGAAAAGAATGACCGACAAAATCACTAATTCTAAAAATTACAACGACACAATGCCGTTTACAGTGATGAGTAAAAACATTCTGAAAGACGAGTACAAAGACCAATACAGAAATGTTTACGAAAAAGGAGCATTGCTGGCGATGTGTCTGGATATTGAATTGAGAAAACTTTCCAACGGCGAAATGGGCTACCGTGATATGATCAGAAAACTGTCTCAAAGATTTGGTGAAAACAAACCTTTCAAAGATGATAAACTGATTGACGAACTGGTTGAAGTTACAGGCTATCCGCAGGTGAGAGATTTTTACAATAAATATATTGCCGGAAGTGAGGCTACACCGTATGAAAAGTACCTGAAAGAAGTCGGAGTTGAAGTACAGAAGCAGGATACACCACCGATTTTCTGGTTTGTAAAAGATCCGAATCAGACGGGTTACAACGATAAAAACAACACTTTTATTTTTGACGAAAGCTCTGCTCTTTCACCTTTTGCAAAATCTGTCGGTTTTAAAATTACAGATGAAGTAGTTGCTCTGGATGGAAAAATCATCAACATTCAGAATATTCAGGAGTTTATCAACTATGCGAAAAGCGTAAAAGACGGACAGAATGTAACGCTTACCGTTTTGAGAAATAAAGACGGTAAATCTGAAAAAATAGATTTAAAAGGAAAAGCCATTCTCGATAAAATGACGGTTGAAACTTTAGGTTTTAAAGCCAATCCAACTGCTGCTGAGAAAAAACTTCAGGATCAGTGGATCACAGGAAAGAAATAA
- a CDS encoding GLPGLI family protein — translation MKKLLTTGFILTLIFAQAQTNRFFYDYKFVPDINDKADVKTEMMVLDIDSRGSSYYSHATFVADSTQKADIEKQIQMNPNSINIKRTDKPGQITFKVTKTYPDFKTSLYRKISSDQYKITEDSKPEWKISGEKQKIGEYNTQKATTSFGGREWTAWFTQDIPFQDGPYKFYGLPGLIVKIEDATGTHVMTLAGNKKIKAASQETELNLPTEVRVFGMGGKEIEITEDQFRKVWKAYVADPTKNMREMMQKNTDTNRVVFKTKTADGREISDPNQVFREMEKKAKEGFKKNNNPIEPDLQK, via the coding sequence ATGAAAAAACTTCTAACTACGGGTTTTATTCTGACATTGATTTTTGCTCAGGCTCAAACCAACAGGTTTTTCTACGACTACAAATTTGTTCCGGATATCAACGATAAAGCTGATGTGAAAACTGAAATGATGGTTTTGGATATCGATTCAAGAGGTTCTTCTTACTACAGTCACGCAACTTTTGTAGCAGATTCTACTCAGAAAGCTGATATTGAAAAGCAGATTCAGATGAATCCGAACAGTATTAATATTAAAAGAACTGATAAGCCTGGGCAAATCACTTTTAAAGTAACTAAAACTTATCCTGATTTTAAAACTTCTCTGTACAGAAAAATCTCAAGCGACCAATATAAAATTACCGAAGATTCTAAGCCTGAGTGGAAGATCTCCGGTGAAAAACAGAAAATCGGAGAGTACAACACCCAAAAAGCAACCACGAGCTTCGGCGGAAGAGAGTGGACCGCTTGGTTCACGCAGGATATTCCTTTTCAGGATGGTCCGTACAAATTTTATGGTTTGCCTGGCCTTATTGTGAAAATCGAAGATGCTACCGGAACGCACGTGATGACACTGGCAGGAAATAAAAAGATCAAAGCAGCTTCACAGGAAACGGAACTTAATCTTCCAACGGAAGTCCGTGTTTTTGGAATGGGCGGTAAAGAAATTGAAATCACGGAAGACCAGTTCAGAAAAGTCTGGAAAGCCTACGTAGCTGATCCTACAAAAAATATGCGCGAAATGATGCAGAAAAATACAGACACCAACCGCGTAGTTTTTAAAACTAAAACTGCCGATGGCAGAGAAATTTCAGATCCAAACCAGGTTTTCAGAGAAATGGAAAAGAAAGCCAAAGAAGGTTTTAAGAAAAATAACAATCCGATAGAACCTGATTTGCAGAAGTAG
- a CDS encoding M56 family metallopeptidase has translation MENLFIYILKLFACSGVMFLYYQLSLKDKTFHHYNRFYLLATMLVSIFLPLLRVEDFTIEVSDRIYLLFEQVQSFKTPKNINNDHTYFRIIFSALGLVSLFFIVKILTGIFKIEKLKNSFRKEQIKGINFYQTDLTDAPFSYFRNLFWKDSITLDSDVGKQILKHEMVHIEQKHSIDKIFAEVITAVFWFNPFFYLIKKEISLIHEYLADNKAVEKKDTKAFAQMLLTSHFSGTALPAASPFLNSNLKKRLQMLQKPNTKFGYTRRILALPIVFTVAFAYLVNAKNTEIKKTNIEIEKAVSEIKKDTIVPKEKIVFNEKIAPPRLKKEVLAEKKISELSTKIEKESKNLKVLKPDSQEFKASLQEIEKLSEEISKTVNTQQFHFSIPEMDSEKMAKLFNSDKWKSEVERLKTMNIELPDLSNMDFTGDDIKLPDGTKVKFHKQNLNIDRNWMPGSEVFLDKKESPENAKRRAKLEKEAAKLNAKRAKLEGERAKIEAERRMLDGRNSMVIRSVKNISAPFPPVVGRTTTMRFPNGGVNVSKPKIFSMHGDSNIKYYLDDKEITEAEFKKLDSKNFKRMTVNKQNTDGKSSGEIRIETK, from the coding sequence ATGGAAAATCTCTTCATCTATATTCTGAAACTTTTTGCATGCTCGGGTGTAATGTTTCTTTACTATCAGTTGTCTTTAAAAGACAAGACCTTTCATCACTACAACAGGTTTTACCTTTTGGCTACAATGCTGGTTTCGATATTTTTACCACTGCTGAGAGTTGAAGATTTTACCATCGAAGTGAGCGACCGGATTTACCTTCTTTTTGAGCAGGTACAAAGTTTTAAAACTCCAAAAAACATCAATAATGACCACACTTATTTTAGAATTATTTTTTCGGCTCTGGGATTGGTTTCTCTCTTTTTTATAGTTAAAATTCTTACAGGAATTTTTAAAATCGAGAAATTAAAAAATAGTTTCCGAAAAGAACAGATAAAAGGCATCAACTTTTATCAGACCGATCTTACAGACGCACCTTTTTCCTATTTCAGAAACCTGTTCTGGAAAGATTCCATCACTTTGGATTCTGATGTCGGGAAACAAATCCTGAAACATGAAATGGTGCATATTGAGCAGAAACACAGCATCGACAAGATTTTTGCTGAAGTGATCACAGCAGTTTTCTGGTTCAATCCGTTTTTCTATTTAATTAAAAAAGAAATCAGTTTAATACACGAATATCTTGCTGACAACAAGGCTGTTGAGAAAAAAGACACCAAAGCATTTGCGCAGATGCTTCTGACCAGTCATTTTTCGGGGACGGCACTTCCTGCGGCGAGTCCGTTTCTTAATTCAAACCTCAAAAAAAGATTACAGATGTTACAAAAACCCAATACCAAATTTGGTTACACAAGAAGAATTTTAGCTTTACCTATCGTATTTACGGTTGCTTTTGCTTATTTGGTTAATGCAAAAAACACAGAAATAAAAAAGACCAATATTGAAATTGAAAAGGCAGTTTCAGAAATTAAAAAAGATACTATCGTTCCAAAAGAGAAGATTGTTTTCAATGAAAAAATTGCTCCGCCAAGATTAAAAAAAGAAGTTCTGGCTGAAAAGAAAATCTCTGAACTAAGCACAAAAATTGAAAAAGAATCTAAAAATCTGAAGGTTTTAAAACCGGATTCACAGGAATTCAAAGCAAGTCTGCAGGAGATTGAGAAACTTTCAGAGGAGATAAGTAAGACTGTGAATACACAGCAATTTCATTTCAGCATTCCTGAAATGGATAGTGAAAAGATGGCAAAATTATTTAATTCAGATAAATGGAAGAGTGAGGTTGAGCGTCTTAAAACGATGAACATAGAGCTTCCTGATCTTTCAAATATGGATTTTACCGGAGATGATATAAAGTTACCTGATGGAACCAAAGTGAAATTTCATAAACAAAATTTAAATATAGATAGAAACTGGATGCCTGGAAGCGAAGTTTTCCTTGACAAAAAAGAAAGTCCCGAGAACGCAAAACGCAGAGCCAAACTTGAAAAAGAAGCTGCAAAACTAAATGCCAAAAGAGCTAAACTTGAAGGTGAACGTGCAAAGATTGAAGCAGAAAGAAGAATGCTGGATGGTAGAAATTCAATGGTCATTCGATCTGTAAAAAATATTTCAGCTCCTTTTCCACCGGTGGTTGGAAGAACTACAACAATGAGGTTTCCAAATGGAGGAGTCAATGTTTCAAAACCGAAAATCTTTAGTATGCATGGTGACTCAAATATCAAATACTATCTGGACGATAAGGAAATCACTGAAGCAGAATTTAAAAAACTTGACAGTAAAAATTTCAAAAGAATGACCGTTAACAAGCAAAACACAGACGGGAAAAGTTCTGGCGAGATCCGTATTGAAACGAAATAA
- a CDS encoding BlaI/MecI/CopY family transcriptional regulator, protein MKIQNLTKAEEQIMQYLWKLEKGFLKDVLDLFPEPKPHTNTVSTILKVLKDKDFVDYNVIGRQHEYFALISKDQYSGKTMKSLVKNYFKGSYKSAVSFLVEESEMSVEDLEMLLKELKNKS, encoded by the coding sequence ATGAAAATACAGAATCTTACCAAAGCAGAAGAACAAATCATGCAGTATCTCTGGAAACTTGAAAAAGGTTTCTTAAAAGATGTGCTCGATCTTTTTCCGGAGCCAAAGCCTCATACTAATACCGTTTCCACTATTTTAAAGGTTTTAAAAGACAAAGATTTTGTGGATTATAATGTAATTGGCAGACAGCACGAATATTTTGCTTTGATTTCTAAAGATCAGTACTCCGGAAAGACGATGAAAAGTCTGGTGAAAAATTACTTCAAAGGTTCCTATAAAAGTGCAGTTTCCTTCCTTGTAGAAGAAAGCGAAATGAGTGTTGAAGATCTTGAAATGCTCCTCAAAGAACTAAAAAACAAAAGCTGA